The segment CGCTCTGGCGGTTGCACACCTGGATCCCCCACGACCTGGCGGCCGAGCGGATCCTGTTCCTGCCCGACGCCTGCCCCGGCAAGTCGCCGCTGCCCACCGGCACGGCCGTCCTGACGCGACAGCCCGACTGGCGACGCTTCGCCGTGTCCGACTGCGGCTGTGGGATGCGCCTCGTCCGCTCGCGCGTCGCCGCCGCCGCTGACGTCACGCCCCGCCGCTGGGACGAGCTGGCCGACCACCTGCGCGCCAACAAGGGTCGCCTCGGCGACCTGGGCGGCGGCAACCACTTCCTCGACGCGCTGCTGCCCTACGACGACGGGCCCGTCCACTTCCTCGTCCACACCGGCTCGCGCGACGAGTCCGGGCACGTGGACGCGCTGACCGACACGCGGGCGCGGTTCGACCAGGAGTTCGCGCGCGTGGTCGGCTGGGCAGCGGAGAACCGTGCGGCGATCCACGACGCGATCGACAAG is part of the Tepidisphaeraceae bacterium genome and harbors:
- a CDS encoding RtcB family protein, with product MHILNLSAEPLWRLHTWIPHDLAAERILFLPDACPGKSPLPTGTAVLTRQPDWRRFAVSDCGCGMRLVRSRVAAAADVTPRRWDELADHLRANKGRLGDLGGGNHFLDALLPYDDGPVHFLVHTGSRDESGHVDALTDTRARFDQEFARVVGWAAENRAAIHDAIDKTFGRCELVLDLPHNTYEPQADGGAIIRKGSVAVDAGELVVIPSHMSGDVALVRATDKVRECLRSLSHGTGRTMSRSDCKPLADGFDFAALRGSVLIASGVADASLRTEGPYAYRGLDECLALLEGYVVEEGRFAVVAYMGHL